In Panacibacter ginsenosidivorans, the following proteins share a genomic window:
- a CDS encoding GNAT family N-acetyltransferase has product MSMHNISLRPWQREDAQALAAIANDRNIFNNLRDHLPHPYTVMDALQWIAHCKEQNPVINFAVTYNGKVAGSIGCVPKTDVYRKSVEIGYFIGEQFKGNGIATEAVRILLEYVQHRFDVVRIYAEVFAHNKASMRVLQKNNFYLEGIRRRSVVKNNVLMDDHIWVKLL; this is encoded by the coding sequence ATGAGCATGCATAATATTTCTTTGCGTCCATGGCAGCGCGAAGATGCACAGGCGCTTGCCGCTATTGCAAATGACCGCAACATATTTAATAACCTTCGCGATCATCTTCCACATCCTTACACCGTAATGGATGCACTGCAGTGGATTGCACATTGTAAAGAACAGAATCCTGTAATTAATTTTGCAGTTACTTATAACGGCAAAGTTGCAGGCAGCATTGGCTGTGTACCAAAGACAGATGTTTACCGCAAGAGCGTAGAGATCGGTTATTTTATTGGTGAACAGTTTAAAGGAAACGGCATTGCCACAGAAGCGGTGCGTATTTTACTGGAGTATGTGCAACATCGTTTTGACGTGGTGCGCATTTATGCAGAAGTGTTTGCACACAACAAAGCTTCTATGCGTGTGTTGCAGAAAAATAATTTTTATCTGGAAGGCATCCGCCGAAGATCTGTTGTAAAAAATAATGTACTAATGGATGATCATATTTGGGTAAAACTTTTGTAA